A portion of the Magnolia sinica isolate HGM2019 chromosome 17, MsV1, whole genome shotgun sequence genome contains these proteins:
- the LOC131231529 gene encoding probable leucine-rich repeat receptor-like protein kinase At1g35710: MSLDLSANKISGSIPVEIGNLVNLNELDLSINHLDGSIPSTLGNLSKLSILYLDQNRISGSFPPQIGNLQDLVKLSLFQNNLTGPIPPALGNLTMLTIVYLSINQISGTIPAELGNLKNLIELTLQRNNLTGPIPPALGNLRNLTLLFLYSNQISGSIPPQFGNLMNLDLLDLSNNTLTGSIPSTLGNLTKLTVLHLFQNQISGSIPPKLANLMSLNKLSLYNNNLSGSIPPALGNLSMLTILYLSINQISGTIPAELGNLKNLIELTLHRNNLTGPIPPALGNLRNLTLLFLYSNQISGSIPPQFGNLMNLDLLDLSNNTLTGSIPSTLGNLTKLTVLYLFQNQISGSIPPELGNLMSLNNLSLYNNNLSGSIPPALGNLSMLTILYLSKNQFSGTIPAELGNLKNLVELSLYQNNLTGQMPPALGNFRNLTILSLYSNQISGSIPPQFGNLMNLDLLDLSNNTLTGSIPSTLGNLTKLTVLNLFQNQISGSIPPEIGNLVNLKVLDMSYSLLTGSIPSTIGNFKKLTLLSLGDCQLSGSLPQEMRNMTNLSKLYLGDNNFSGHLPQLCHGGSLQFFTAFNNHFTGDIPRSFRNCTSLTRVRLNGNRLAANISEAFGVYPHLIFMDISDNMFFGELSANWGECQNLTMLQFSRNMITGRIPPEIGQLRQLGVLGLSSNQLVGEIPKEFGRLISLFNLTLNENQLSGQLPQEIGKLSNLEILDLSMNHLSGAIPPQLGNCSKLHYLKLSQNVLNGSIPFQIGNLVYLQGLLDLSHNSLNGHISPQLAKLVLLENLNLSHNMMSGSIPPTFQEMVSLQSIDFSYNSLEGHVPNSKSFQKAPAEAFINNKGLCGEVQGLQPCNASSKSHSDAKKGHRVVILIILPLLVALFLLFVIIGISSICYQRGRNIEKGVLETSIRNPFSVWNYDGIAVFEDIVEATEGFDDKYCIGIGGYGQVYKANLPMGQVVAVKKLHPLEGGDQSDQRSFRNEIQALTEIRHRNIVKLYGFCSHARCSFLVYEYMERGSLASILSNNEGAAQLDWTLRVKIIKGVAHALSYMHHDCTLPIVHRDLSSNNVLLNSELEASVSDFGTARLLIPDSSNWTTLAGTYGYLAPELAYTMRVTEKCDVYSFGVVALEVMMGRHPGELISSLPSPNREDILLKDMLDQRLSDPMAEVAQEVIFAVSMALACIRPDPNFRPTMHHVAQELSVGGPSFSLEPFHALTFHELMDLKVSLGV, encoded by the exons ATGTCCCTTGATTTGTCTGCAAATAAAATAAGTGGATCAATACCTGTCGAAATAGGGaatcttgtgaatttgaatgagCTAGACTTGTCCATTAACCATCTAGATGGttccatcccttccactttagggaacttgtCAAAGCTTTCCATCTTGTACCTGGACCAAAATCGAATCTCTGGCTCCTTTCCTCCACAAATTGGGAATCTACAAGATCTGGTTAAGTTGTCATTGTTCcaaaacaatctgactggtccaattcctcctgctttgggtaatttgacCATGCTCACAATTGTGTATTTGTCTATAAATCAGATTTCAGGTACAATTCCTGCAGAATTAGGGAATCTCAAGAATTTGATTGAGTTGACGTTGCAACgaaacaatctgactggtccgattcctcctgctttgggtaatttgagaaaccttacactgTTGTTCCTctacagcaatcaaatttctggttcaattcctccacaatttgggaatttaatgaatctcGACCTTCTTGATCTGTCCAATAATactctaacaggttctatcccttccactttagggaacttgacaAAGCTGACAGTCCTCCACctctttcaaaatcaaatttctggttctattCCTCCAAAACTTGCGAATTTAATGAGTCTCAATAAGCTATCATTGTATAATAACAATCTGAGTGGTTCGATCCctcctgctttgggtaatttgtCCATGCTCACAATTTTGTATTTGTCTATAAATCAGATTTCAGGTACAATTCCTGCAGAATTAGGTAATCTCAAGAATTTGATTGAGTTGACGTTGCATCgaaacaatctgactggtccgattcctcctgctttgggtaatttgagaaaccttacactgTTGTTCCTctacagcaatcaaatttctggttcaattcctccacaatttgggaatttaatgaatctcGACCTTCTTGATCTGTCCAATAATactctaacaggttctatcccttccactttagggaacttgacaaagctgacagtcctctacctctttcaaaatcaaatttctggttctattCCTCCAGAACTTGGGAATTTAATGAGTCTCAATAACCTATCATTGTATAATAACAATCTGAGTGGTTCGATCCctcctgctttgggtaatttgtCCATGCTCACAATTTTGTATTTATCCAAAAATCAGTTTTCAGGCACAATTCCTGCAGAATTAgggaatctcaagaatttggttgagcTGTCGTTGTACcaaaacaatctgactggtcAGATGCctcctgctttgggtaatttCAGAAACCTTACAATTTTGTCTCTCTACAGCAaccaaatttctggttcaattcctccacaatttgggaatttaatgaatctcGACCTTCTTGATCTGTCCAATAATactctaacaggttctatcccttccactttagggaacttgacaAAGCTAACAGTCCTCAACctctttcaaaatcaaatttctggttctattCCACCAGAAATAGGGAATCTGGTTAATCTCAAGGTGCTGGACATGTCCTATAgccttctaacaggttctatcccttccactatAGGGAACTTTAAAAAGCTTACTCTTTTGTCCCTTGGTGACTGTCAACTATCTGGTTCCTTGCCTCAAGAAATGAGAAACATGACAAATCTTTCTAAACTCTACTTGGGTGACAACAACTTCTCCGGCCATTTACCTCAGTTATGCCATGGTGGGTCTCTTCAATTCTTCACTGCTTTCAACAACCATTTCACCGGTGACATCCCAAGAAGCTTCAGAAACTGCACTAGCTTAACAAGAGTGCGACTCAATGGAAACCGACTTGCTGCAAACATATCAGAAGCCTTTGGTGTATACCCGCATCTCATATTCATGGACATCAGTGACAACATGTTTTTTGGTGAACTCTCAGCAAACTGGGGAGAATGCCAAAATTTGACAATGCTGCAATTCTCTAGGAACATGATCACTGGTAGAATTCCTCCTGAGATTGGGCAGTTGAGGCAGCTAGGAGTGCTCGGTCTTTCTTCAAACCAACTAGTAGGAGAGATTCCAAAGGAATTTGGGAGGCTGATTTCTTTGTTCAACTTGACATTAAATGAAAACCAGCTTTCTGGTCAGTTACCCCAAGAGATTGGAAAACTATCCAATTTGGAGATTCTTGACTTGTCAATGAATCACCTAAGTGGTGCAATACCACCTCAATTAGGGAATTGCTCCAAACTCCACTATCTGAAATTGAGCCAAAATGTTTTGAATGGAAGCATTCCTTTTCAGATCGGTAACCTAGTATACCTACAAGGCTTACTAGATctaagtcataactccctcaatggACATATATCACCACAACTTGCAAAATTGGTTTTGCTGGAAAATTTAAATCTCTCCCACAACATGATGTCAGGCTCCATTCCGCCTACTTTTCAAGAGATGGTCAGCTTGCAATCTATAGATTTTTCATACAATTCTTTGGAAGGTCATGTTCCCAACAGCAAAAGCTTTCAAAAGGCTCCTGCAGAGGCATTTATAAATAATAAGGGCTTGTGTGGTGAAGTGCAAGGTTTGCAACCTTGCAATGCCTCTTCAAAAAGCCACAGCGATGCGAAGAAAGGCCATAGAGTTGTGATCCTCATTATTCTTCCACTCTTGGTGgccttgtttcttttatttgtaaTCATTGGCATTTCTTCCATTTGCTACCAAAGGGGAAGAAATATAGAAAAAGGGGTTCTTGAGACGAGCATCAGAAATCCATTTtcagtatggaattatgatggaATTGCTGTGTTCGAAGACATTGTGGAGGCAACAGAGGGTTTTGATGATAAATACTGCATCGGAATTGGAGGGTATGGACAAGTTTACAAAGCAAATCTACCAATGGGTCAGGTagtagctgtgaagaaacttCACCCACTCGAAGGAGGGGATCAATCtgatcaaagaagttttagaaatgagatacaagcaTTAACCGAAATCCGCCATCGCAACATAGTGAAGCTTTATGGCTTTTGCTCCCATGCTCGATGCTCATTTCTCGTCTATGAGTACATGGAAAGGGGAAGCTTGGCAAGCATCCTAAGCAACAATGAAGGAGCTGCGCAGTTAGACTGGACTCTAAGGGTGAAGATtattaaaggtgtggcccatgctTTATCTTACATGCACCATGATTGCACCCTGCCGATTGTCCATCGAGACCTATCAAGCAACAACGTTCTGTTGAATTCAGAACTTGAGGCCAGTGTCTCTGATTTTGGCACTGCACGATTGCTAATACCTGATTCATCCAATTGGACTACGCTTGCAGGCACTTACGGATACCTTGCTCCAG AGCTTGCATATACAATGAGGGTGACTGAGAAATGCGACGTCTATAGCTTTGGTGTTGTGGCACTTGAAGTGATGATGGGAAGGCATC